A region of the Paracoccus pantotrophus genome:
TGCATGCGGCGCATCGGGCCGGCAATATCCCGGTCGTCCATGCCTCCTCGGCGGCGATCTACGGCAACCGCGCGGGCGCGACATGCCGCGAAACCGACCTGCCCCTGCCGATCTCGCCCTATGCCGCCGACAAGCTGGCCGCCGAGCATCAGGCCGCCGCCATGGCCGAGGTGCATGGCCTGCCCTCGGTCGGGCTGCGCTTCTTCAATGTCTATGGCCCGCGCCAGGATGCGGCCTCGCCCTATGCCGGGGTGATCTCGAAATTCTGCGCCAACCGGCTGGCGGACCGGCCGCAGGTGATCTTTGGCGATGGGCAGCAGAGCCGGGATTTCATCTGTGTCGCCGACGTGGTCGAGGGTCTGTTGCGTGCTCGCGACCTGGCCGGCCAGGCGCCGGGCGCCCAGGTCTTCAACCTTTGCACCGGGACCGAGACAACGCTGCTGGAGCTGGTGCGCCAGATCGACGCCATTGCCGGGCGGGGGGCCAGCGCCATCGAACACGCGCCGGCGCGTTCCGGAGACATCCGTGCCTCTTGCGGCTGTCCGCAGGCCGCGCGCGACCGGCTGGGCTTCGCCGCCGCCACGGATATGCGATCCGGGCTGGACAGGCTCTGGGACGCGCTGGTCGCGGCCGGCTAGTTCAGCGGGCCCTCGGGAAAGGGCGGGGGCTCATAGCCCACCCCGGTCAGGTAAAGCCCCTGCGACGGGCAGACCGGTCCGCAGGCGGCGCGGTCGCATGCGGCCAGCGCCTCGGCCACGCGGCCGGGCGGCCAGGCGCCGGCGCCGACCCGCTCCAGCGTGCCGACGATCGAGCGCACCTGGTTGTGCAGGAATGACCGCGCCCGCAGGGTAAAGCGGTATTCGCGGCCCTGCGGGATCCGGGCTTCCTCGATGGTCAGTTGGTCCAGCGTCTTCACCGGGCTTTTCGCCTGGCACATGGTCGAGCGGAAGGTGGTGAAATCGTGCCGGCCCAGCAGATGCGCCGCGCCGGCGCGCATGGCCGCCAGGTCCAGCGGATGCGCCACCTGCCAGGCGCGGCCGCGGTCATGCGTCAGCGGTGCGCGGCGCGAGACCAGCCGGAACAGGTAGCGCCGCTCATGCGCCGAGAATCGGGCGTGGAAGTCGTCCGCCACCCGCGCTGCGGCCAGGATGGCGACGGGGGCGGGTTTCAGGTGCCAGTTCAGCGCCTCGGACAGCCGGAACGGATCCCAGTCGCGCTGCAGGTCGGCATGGGCGACCTGGCCGGTGGCATGGACCCCGGCATCGGTGCGCCCGGCCGCCGCGATCCGCGCCCCGGCCGCGAAGCCGGGGTCGAGCCGGCCGAGCGCCGCCTCGACGGCGCCCTGCACGCTGGGCCGGTCGGCCTGGGCCTGCCAGCCGGCGAAGGGGCCGCCGTCATATTCGATCAACAGGGCGAAGCGGGGCATGGCTAGCGGCGCGGCTTTTCCGATTCGTGCGGGATCAGCAGGTCATCAAGCGTCATCGGGCGCTGCAATTCGGCGGGTTCTGCGGGCGCGGGCCGGGGCCTTACGCCTTCGCGTGCCAGCCGGTCGCGCAGCACACTGATCTCGATGTCCAGGTCGGTGCGGCCGCCTTCCAGCAGCCGGGCGCTGCGGGCGGCGAATTCGGTTTCCAGGTCGTCCAGCAGCGTCTCGTAATCCTGGCGCGTACGCGGGTCGCGGGTCTGGGCGTAGAGATCGGCGAACTTGACCGTCGCGTCGCGCGCGCCCTGCAGGTAGACGCTGAGATAGCGGCGCAGCGCGGCGATGGTTTCGGGATTGTCCTCGACATGGGCGAAAAGCGCGCGCGCGGCGGCGGCGAACATGGCGACGCGGGCCTCGAGCCGGCGGTCGCCGGTGCGCAGGATGGCATCCTGCATGGCCTTCAGATGCGCCTCGCCCTCGGCCAGGATGCGTTGGGCGCGGTCCTGTCGGACGCCGTCGACGCCTTCCATGCCCTTGTCGCGCATCGGGTCGCTGCCGAAGGCGAGCCAGTGCAGCATGGCGCCGGCGACGCCGATCACCCCGGCGCCGGCATCGGCGCCCGGCACCCAGGCGCCGATGGCAAGGCCGAGCCCGGTCAGGATGCCGCCGAAGAGCTTGCGCGGGATCGCTGGGCGGCGGGCGACGCGGCGGGCGTCATAGGCAGCCTCGGCCTGCAAGCCCTGGCGCGTCATCCACATGCCCCAGGCGAGGCTGCCGAAGGCGACGAGATGCAGGGCGAGCCCGGCCGGATCCTGCCAGAAGGCGCTGATGAGGAAAGGGGTCGCCATGATCGTGACCCAGCGGGTGCGCGATTCCAGCGGATGCCGGATCTCGCCCGGCGCGGGGCGGGCGGGTATGCGCGGGCCGGTTCCGTCCGGCCGGGGCTGCGGCGAGAAGCGGCCGCCGAAACGCCTTGCCATCGCCGCCCCTCAGCCCGCGCCCAAGAAGGCGGCATAGAGCGTCAGGCCCATCAGCAGAAAGAAGGACAGGCGCTGCATGGCTTTGCGGGACATGGGCTTCCTTTCGGCGCGTCGGTCGGTTGGTCGGGCAATCTTGCCCGCAGGATATAGGGCCTTGGGTGCCGGAACGGAAGGGCGCGGCGGCCGGGGGCTCTGCCCCCCGCGCCTCAAGCGCCCCTCGACGGGGCGCATGAGGCGCTCCCCCCGGAGTATTTGCAAAACGGAGAAAGCCGGCCTGGGGCGGCTGGTTGCGGCATGCGGGGCAAATTGGAGCGGGTGATGGGAATCGAACCCACGTATTCAGCTTGGAAGGCTGCTGCTCTACCATTGAGCTACACCCGCGTTGCGCCTTTCTATAGGGGCTGGCGCGGGCTCGTGCAAGCGTCGCGCGCTTGACGGTCGCATGCCGGCGGGGCAAGCAGGCGGCATGATCGATATCCGTCCCGTGGCCAATATCGTCGGCAAGGTCGTCGTCACGCTGGGGGCGGCGATGGGGCTGCCCATGCTGGTCGATTGGTGGCATGGCGACCCGCATTGGCTGATCTTCCTGGAATGCGGCATCCTGACCATGCTGGCCGGCGGGCTGGTGGCGCTGTCCACGCGGCAAAAGGACAAGTCGCTGACCATCCAGCAGGTCTTCCTGCTGACCGCGATGCTGTGGCTGGTGGTGCCGGTGGCCGGCGCGCTGCCCTTCATGCTGGGCGCGCCTCAGGCCGGCTTCACCGATGCCTATTTCGAGGCCATGTCGGGCGTCACCACCACCGGCACCACCGCGTTCCCCGATCTCGACAACCTGCCCAAGGGCACGAACCTGTGGCGGGCCTTCCTGAACTGGGCGGGGGGGCTGGGGATCATCGTGGTCGCCATGATCTTCCTGCCGGTGATGAAGGTCGGCGGCATGCAGTTCTTTCGCTCCGAGGGTTTCGACACGCTGGGCAAGATCCTGCCCCGCGCCTTCGACATCGCGCGCGAGATGACCGGGGTCTATATCGCCATGACCGCCAGTTGCATGGTGGTCTATATCCTGCTGGGCATGAAGGGCTTCGATGCGCTGGTGCTGGCGCTGTCCACCTGCTCGACCGGCGGGTTTTCCCATTACGACGCCAGTTTCGCGCCCTTCATCGGGCCGGCGGAATATGCCGCCGCCTTCTTCATGATCCTGGCCTCGATCCCCTTCATCCGCATGGTGCAGCTGATCCGCGGCTCGGCCGAGCCGATCTGGCGCGACATCCAGGTCCGGGCCTATCTGCGCTGGACCTTCTATGCCATCGCGCTGGTGGTGCTTTACCGCCTGCTCTGGCTCAAGGCGAAGAATCCGTTCGACGTGATCCGCGAGACCACGTTCAACGTCGTCTCGACCTTTTCCGGCACGGGCTTTGCCTCGGCCGACGTGACGCAATGGGGGCATTTCCCCTTTGTCATCCTGATCGTGGTCGGGCTGATCGGTGGCTGCACCGGCTCGACCTCGTGCTCGGTCAAGGTGTTCCGCTATCTGGTGCTGTTCCAGGCGGTCAAGGCGCAGCTCAAGCGCATGCAATCGCCGCACCGGGTGTTCCCGCTGCTTTACGGTGGCCGCCCGCTGGAGGAGGACGTGGTCGATTCGGTCATGGCCTTCTTTACCCTGTTCATCCTGTCCTTCGGTCTGCTGATCGTCGGGCTGGCGCTGACCGGGCTGCATCCGCGCACGGCGCTGACCGCGGCCTGGACCGCCATCGCCAATGTCGGCGTGGTCTGGGGGCCGGAACTGACGCCCGAGGGGGCGGTGACGGATTTTCCCACCGCATCGAAATGGCTGATGATCTGGGGGATGTATCTGGGCCGGCTGGAGCTGATCTCGGTGCTGGTGCTGTTTTTGCCGCGGTTCTGGCGGGCCTAGAGCCGCCTAGTCCTGCGCTGCGGCCGGGGCGATGGCCGGGGCTTCGGGCTGGGCCTCGGCCGCGCCGGGGGCGAAGCGGGCCAGACTGTCCGAGATCTCGGCCGCCAGCCGGTGCTGGTTCTCGGGGTCCGAGACCGGCCAGATCAGCACGAAGCCCTGCACGCGGCCATCGACCACCCGGCCCTCGGCATGGCCGATATGGGTCTGGTTTCGGCCGTCCAGCACGACGCTGCCGCGTTCCACCTTGCGCCCGGGTGCCGGCACCCAGCCGAGCGCGGTGACGAGGCCGGTCAGGTCCAGCATCTCCTGCTGGCCGCCGGGCTGGCTGAACAGGATCAGCGCCGCGCCCGAGCCGTCCTTGGGCCCATAGATCGACAGCGCGCGCTCGGCGCGGTCGAATTGCAGCTTTTCCATCGGCGCGGGCAGCATCAGGCCGGTATGGGCGTCGCGCAGCTCGGCCAGGCCCATCTCGGCCCGCCAGGCCTCGCGGCGGCGGATCAGTTCGGTCATGGCGGTCGCGGTATCGGGCGAGGTGCGCAGGCGCAGGATTTCCTCGGCCATGGCGGCGCGAGTCTTGGGGCCGTCCTTGCCGTCGATGGCGCCGTCGTAATGGCCGGCCCAACGCAGGGCGCGCTGGATCTGTTCGAGCGGCGGCATGGGCACCGGCGCCGCATCCGGGGCAGGGGGGGCGCCCAGATCCGGCACCTTGCCGATGATCGCGATCTCGCCCATCTCCTCGCCCGGCGCGAGGAAGGCGTCCCTGGGCACGGCGCCCGCATCCCGGAACGCCTGGAGCCAGGCGGTGCCGGTCGCCCGATCCATCGGCCCGAAGCCGATGGCCAGCCGGCCGTTCGGCAGGGTCCACAGCCCGGCCTCGGGCAGGGTCTCGCGCCATTTCGCCAGCAATTCCTCGGCCCGCGCGCGGTCGGTGGTGGATTCGAGGCGCAGGAAGAACTGCTCGGGCGCGGGCTCAGCCGCGGTGCCGGCATCGGTGGTCGGGGCCGCATCCGCGCCGGCCAGGTCGCCGGGGAGGGGCTCGTCCTCTGTGGCCGCGGGCTGGGCCTGGGGGAAGGTCGAGGCATTGCCGGCGGATGCCGCCGCCTGGGGATCGGCGTCGGGTTCGGCGGCCGCGTCGCCGATCCGGGTCAGTTCGCGTCCCTCGGCGGCGGCCAGGAAGCTGTCGCCCGGCACCTTGCGCTGCTGCTTCAGCTGTTCCAGCCGCGCCGCCGCCTCTGCGCGCGGCATCGGGCCAAGCGCGATCCCGACCCAGCCGTCGGCCAGCGGGAAGGTCACGACATCGGGAAACTGCGCCCCCCAGTTGCGGGCGGTGTCGGCCGCGGCCTGCGCGCCGCGCTTGGCCTCGATGCGGATCAGCACATCCTCGGCCTGCGCGGCAAAGCCCAGAGACAGCGGCAGAGCCGCACCGATGACGAATGCAAAGCGCCGCATGGGCATGTCCCTCTCATTGACCCTGCGCCGCCCTCTGCCTAGAAGGCGGCAGACATTTCCTGCCAGTTATGCCGAAGGAAGCCCCGATGACCAGCCCAAAGGACCATCAGACGGCGAAACCCGTCTGCTTTCAGGACGTGATCCTGCGCCTGCAATCCTATTGGGCCGCACAGGGCTGCGCGGTGCTGCAACCCTATGACATGGAGGTCGGCGCCGGCACCTTCCACCCGGCCACGACGCTGCGCAGCCTGGGCGCGCGTCCCTGGGCCGCGGCCTATGTCCAGCCCTCGCGCCGACCGACCGATGGGCGCTATGGCGAGAACCCGAACCGGCTACAGCATTACTACCAGTATCAGGTCATCATCAAACCCTCGCCGCCGAACCTGCAAGAGCTTTACCTGGGCAGCCTTGCGGCCATCGGCCTCGACCCGATGATCCACGACGTGCGCTTTGTCGAGGACGACTGGGAAAGCCCGACGCTGGGCGCCTGGGGGCTGGGCTGGGAGGTCTGGTGCGACGGCATGGAAGTCAGCCAGTTCACCTATTTCCAGCAGGTCGGCGGGCATGACTGCCGCCCGGTTTCGGGCGAGCTGACCTATGGGCTTGAGCGGCTGGCGATGTATGTGCTGGGGGTCGAGCATGTGATGGACATGCCCTTCAACCCGCCCGGCAGCCCGATCCCGCTGAGCTATGGCGACGTCTTCCGCCAGGCCGAGCGCGAATATTCCCGCTGGAACTTCGAACAGGCCGATACGGAGATGCTGCTACAGCATTTCAAGGATGCCGAGGCGGAATGCGACCGCATCCTGGCCGCGGCCGAGACGGACGGCGCCGGGCGGCGCATCCCGATGGCGCATCCCGCCTATGACCAGGCGATCAAGGCCAGCCACCTGTTCAACCTGCTCGACGCGCGCGGCGTGATCTCGGTCACGGAACGCCAGGCCTATATCGGCCGCGTCCGCGCGCTGGCGAAACGCTGCGCCGACCTGTTCGTGACCACCGAGGCCGCGGTCCTGCAAGCGGAGGCGGCGGCATGAGTTCGGGCAAGATCGTCGCCTCGATGCTGGTGCTGGTGGCCGTCATGGCCGGCCTCGCCGTCTGGTATCTGCAGGTCTATGGCTTCTACGACCCGGTGGACGAGATCAGCGGCGCGCAGGACATCGTCGTCACCGACGCGCAGGGCGCCACCCATCCGGTCGCGGTCGCGGATTTCAAGGCCATCGACGCGGCAAGCTCGCCCATCCGCTATCGCGCCTGCTTCACGCTGGATCCGGCCGAACTGGCCGATGCCGCGCCCTATGACGGCGCGACGCCGTTGAACGGGCCGGGCTGGTTCAAGTGCTATTCCGCCCGGGCGCTGACCGCCGACCTGGAATCGGGCGCGGCGCGCGCCGTGCTGGGCCAGGCCGAGATCCGCCCCGACGTGGACCGGGTGATCGTGGTCTATCCCGACGGCCGCGCCTTTGCCTGGCACCAATTCAACGACAAGACCCCCGAACGCGGAGTGATGGACTGATGCCCGACCTTCTGATCGAGCTTTTCTCGGAGGAGATCCCGGCGCGGATGCAGGCCCGCGCCCGCGAGGATCTGAAGAAACGCGTCACCGACGGGCTGGTCGACGCAGGCCTGACCTATCGCTCGGCCGGCGCCTTCTCGACCCCGCGCCGGCTGGCGCTCGCCGTCGAGGGGCTGAGCGCGCAAAGCCCGACCACGCGCGAGGAGCGCAAGGGCCCCCGCACCGACGCCCCCGAGGCGGCGCTGGAGGGCTTCCTGCGCTCGACCGGGCTGACCCGCGAGCAGCTGGAGGCGCGCGACGACAAGAAGGGCCAGGTCTGGTTCGCGGTGGTCACGAAGCCCGGCCGCCCCGCCGCCGAGATCGTGGCCGAGGTGCTGGAACGCACGATCCGCGACTTCCCCTGGCCCAAGTCGATGCGCTGGGGCGCGGGCAGCCTGCGCTGGGTGCGGCCGCTGCATTCCATCATCTGCCTGCTCTCGGACGAAGCCGGCGCCAGCGTGGTGCCGCTGGAGATCGAGGGCATCCGTGCCGGCAGCACCACCCGCGGCCACCGCTTCATGGCGCCGGAGGAGATTGCCGTTTCGGGCTTCGAGGATTACGCCGCGAAACTTCGCCGCGCCCGCGTCATGCTGGACCCCGCCGAACGCGAGGCCGCGATCCGGCAGGAGGCGGCGAACCTCGCCTTTGCCCGCGGCTGGGAGATCGTGCCGGACGAGGGCCTGCTGACCGAGGTCGCGGGCCTGGTCGAATGGCCGGTGGCCCTGATGGGCGCCATCGAGGACCGTTTCCTGGCGCTGCCGCCCGAGGTGCTGCAAACCTCGATGAAGGAGCACCAGAAGTTCTTCTCGGCCCGCAATCCCAAGAGTGGCCGCATCGAGGGCTTTGTCACCGTGGCGAATATCGAGACCGCGGACCATGGCGAGACGATCCTGAAAGGCAACCAGCGCGTGCTGGCGGCGCGCCTGTCCGATGCGGCCTTCTTCTGGGACAACGACCTGCGCGAGGCCAAGGCCGGGATGGGTGACTGGGCCGAGGGGCTGAAGCACGTCACCTTCCAGAGCAAGCTGGGTTCGCAAGCCGACCGTATCGCCCGCATCGCCGCCCTGGCGCGCAAGATCGCGCCGCTGGTCGGCGCCGACCCGGATCAGGCGGAACAGGCGGCCAGGGTGGCGAAACTCGACCTGCGTTCCGCGATGGTCGGCGAGTTCCCGGAACTGCAAGGCATCATGGGCCGCTACTACGCGCTGGCGGCCGGCCTGCCCGAGCCGGTGGCCGACGCCGCCCGCGACCATTACTCGCCTTTGGGGCCCTCGGACGCGGTGCCCTCGGCGCCGGTGTCGGTGGCGGTGGCGCTGGCCGACAAGCTCGACACGCTGACCGGCTTCTGGGCCATCGACGAAAAGCCCACCGGCTCGAAAGATCCCTTCGCGCTGCGCCGCGCTGCGCTGGGGGTGATCCGGCTAATCACAACCAATAATCTGCGAATTCATCTCGATGACATTGCGGAGATGGCTGCCTCCATCCAGCCCACATTCGAATATAGTAAGAGAGAGCAGTTCCCCGGCGGGCTTTCGGACGAACAGGCAATGACGGAAATCGTCTCTTCCGTCTCGGTGGCGGCAGCCGTTGCCCGGACGCTTCGAGACTTCTTCCACGACCGCCTGAAGGTCCACCTGCGCGACCAGGGCATCCGCCACGACATCATCGACGCGGTGCTGAACATGCCCGGCAGCGACGACCTGGTGCTTCTGGTCAACCGCGCCACGGCGCTGAACGACGTGCTGAAGACCGAGGACGGCGCCAACCTGCTTCAGGGCTTGAAACGCGCCGGCAACATCCTCGCCCAGGCCGAAGAGAAGGACGGCGTCGAATACAGCTTCGGCGCCGATCCGAAATTCGCCGAGACCGACGAGGAACGCAGCCTGTTCGCCGCCCTCGACCAGGCCGAGCCGGCGATCCGCGAGGCCGTCCGGCTCGAGGATTTCCAGGCCGCGACCCAGGGCATCGCCAGCCTGCGCGCGCCCATCGACGCCTTCTTCGAGGCGGTGCAGATTAATACCGACAACCAGATCACCCGCCGCAACCGGCTGAACCTCTTGTCGCGCATCCGCGAGGCCGGCCGGCTGATCGCCGATTTCGGCCGCATCGAGGGCTGAGCGCCGCTTCTTTCTTGTCCAAATATCCTGGGGGAAAGCGCCTGCGGCCCCGTCCGGGGGCGGCAGGCGCTTGGGGGCAAAGCCCCCGCCACCCCCGCAGCTTGCGCTGTTCTTCGCACTTGCAGCAATGCGCCGGCCATGCCTAATGTGACGGCATCATGACCGCGCTGACAGATCCAGGTGCCATCGTCGAAATCACCCCCTCGGCGGGGATCCAGACCGCGCGCCATGGCTGGCGCGCGAAATGCCTGCAACGCCTGATCCGCATGGAACTGCCGGTGCCGACCAGCTTCGCGCTGTCGGCCGAGGCGGTGCGCGCCATCGCCGCCGGCCAGATGCCAGACCGCGCGCGCCTGGCCGCCATCATGGAACGCGCCGACGGGCTGGTCAGCGTGCGGCCCTCGGCGATGAACCCGGCCTGGGGCGGGCCGGGCACGGTGCTGAACGTGGGCATCAACCACGAATGCCACGCCCGGCTGGTGAAAAGCCGCGGCAAGGCGGCGGCGGATGCGATCTACCTGGGCTTCGTGCAATCCTATGCCATCCATGTCGCGCGGCTCGACCCCGACATGTTCTCGGACAGCGAGGGCGGGCTTGCCGCCGCCCTGCGCGCCTATGAGGACGAGACGGACGAGGAATTTCCCCAGGATCCGACGCGCCAGCTGGCCGAGGTGCTGCGTAGCATGGCGCGGGCCTGGGACGGGCCGACCGCGCGGCTCCTGCGCCAAGC
Encoded here:
- a CDS encoding NAD-dependent epimerase/dehydratase family protein, yielding MQRKALVTGGAGFIGSHLVDRLLAAGEEVVVLDDLSSGRADNLPPQVRLVRGDVCDADLLGRLLAGVDCIFHLAARVSVQLCISDWMGAHRVNLGGTIAVLHAAHRAGNIPVVHASSAAIYGNRAGATCRETDLPLPISPYAADKLAAEHQAAAMAEVHGLPSVGLRFFNVYGPRQDAASPYAGVISKFCANRLADRPQVIFGDGQQSRDFICVADVVEGLLRARDLAGQAPGAQVFNLCTGTETTLLELVRQIDAIAGRGASAIEHAPARSGDIRASCGCPQAARDRLGFAAATDMRSGLDRLWDALVAAG
- the truA gene encoding tRNA pseudouridine(38-40) synthase TruA; the protein is MPRFALLIEYDGGPFAGWQAQADRPSVQGAVEAALGRLDPGFAAGARIAAAGRTDAGVHATGQVAHADLQRDWDPFRLSEALNWHLKPAPVAILAAARVADDFHARFSAHERRYLFRLVSRRAPLTHDRGRAWQVAHPLDLAAMRAGAAHLLGRHDFTTFRSTMCQAKSPVKTLDQLTIEEARIPQGREYRFTLRARSFLHNQVRSIVGTLERVGAGAWPPGRVAEALAACDRAACGPVCPSQGLYLTGVGYEPPPFPEGPLN
- a CDS encoding 5-bromo-4-chloroindolyl phosphate hydrolysis family protein codes for the protein MARRFGGRFSPQPRPDGTGPRIPARPAPGEIRHPLESRTRWVTIMATPFLISAFWQDPAGLALHLVAFGSLAWGMWMTRQGLQAEAAYDARRVARRPAIPRKLFGGILTGLGLAIGAWVPGADAGAGVIGVAGAMLHWLAFGSDPMRDKGMEGVDGVRQDRAQRILAEGEAHLKAMQDAILRTGDRRLEARVAMFAAAARALFAHVEDNPETIAALRRYLSVYLQGARDATVKFADLYAQTRDPRTRQDYETLLDDLETEFAARSARLLEGGRTDLDIEISVLRDRLAREGVRPRPAPAEPAELQRPMTLDDLLIPHESEKPRR
- a CDS encoding TrkH family potassium uptake protein translates to MIDIRPVANIVGKVVVTLGAAMGLPMLVDWWHGDPHWLIFLECGILTMLAGGLVALSTRQKDKSLTIQQVFLLTAMLWLVVPVAGALPFMLGAPQAGFTDAYFEAMSGVTTTGTTAFPDLDNLPKGTNLWRAFLNWAGGLGIIVVAMIFLPVMKVGGMQFFRSEGFDTLGKILPRAFDIAREMTGVYIAMTASCMVVYILLGMKGFDALVLALSTCSTGGFSHYDASFAPFIGPAEYAAAFFMILASIPFIRMVQLIRGSAEPIWRDIQVRAYLRWTFYAIALVVLYRLLWLKAKNPFDVIRETTFNVVSTFSGTGFASADVTQWGHFPFVILIVVGLIGGCTGSTSCSVKVFRYLVLFQAVKAQLKRMQSPHRVFPLLYGGRPLEEDVVDSVMAFFTLFILSFGLLIVGLALTGLHPRTALTAAWTAIANVGVVWGPELTPEGAVTDFPTASKWLMIWGMYLGRLELISVLVLFLPRFWRA
- a CDS encoding peptidoglycan-binding domain-containing protein — protein: MRRFAFVIGAALPLSLGFAAQAEDVLIRIEAKRGAQAAADTARNWGAQFPDVVTFPLADGWVGIALGPMPRAEAAARLEQLKQQRKVPGDSFLAAAEGRELTRIGDAAAEPDADPQAAASAGNASTFPQAQPAATEDEPLPGDLAGADAAPTTDAGTAAEPAPEQFFLRLESTTDRARAEELLAKWRETLPEAGLWTLPNGRLAIGFGPMDRATGTAWLQAFRDAGAVPRDAFLAPGEEMGEIAIIGKVPDLGAPPAPDAAPVPMPPLEQIQRALRWAGHYDGAIDGKDGPKTRAAMAEEILRLRTSPDTATAMTELIRRREAWRAEMGLAELRDAHTGLMLPAPMEKLQFDRAERALSIYGPKDGSGAALILFSQPGGQQEMLDLTGLVTALGWVPAPGRKVERGSVVLDGRNQTHIGHAEGRVVDGRVQGFVLIWPVSDPENQHRLAAEISDSLARFAPGAAEAQPEAPAIAPAAAQD
- a CDS encoding glycine--tRNA ligase subunit alpha: MTSPKDHQTAKPVCFQDVILRLQSYWAAQGCAVLQPYDMEVGAGTFHPATTLRSLGARPWAAAYVQPSRRPTDGRYGENPNRLQHYYQYQVIIKPSPPNLQELYLGSLAAIGLDPMIHDVRFVEDDWESPTLGAWGLGWEVWCDGMEVSQFTYFQQVGGHDCRPVSGELTYGLERLAMYVLGVEHVMDMPFNPPGSPIPLSYGDVFRQAEREYSRWNFEQADTEMLLQHFKDAEAECDRILAAAETDGAGRRIPMAHPAYDQAIKASHLFNLLDARGVISVTERQAYIGRVRALAKRCADLFVTTEAAVLQAEAAA
- a CDS encoding DUF6446 family protein encodes the protein MSSGKIVASMLVLVAVMAGLAVWYLQVYGFYDPVDEISGAQDIVVTDAQGATHPVAVADFKAIDAASSPIRYRACFTLDPAELADAAPYDGATPLNGPGWFKCYSARALTADLESGAARAVLGQAEIRPDVDRVIVVYPDGRAFAWHQFNDKTPERGVMD
- the glyS gene encoding glycine--tRNA ligase subunit beta, which encodes MPDLLIELFSEEIPARMQARAREDLKKRVTDGLVDAGLTYRSAGAFSTPRRLALAVEGLSAQSPTTREERKGPRTDAPEAALEGFLRSTGLTREQLEARDDKKGQVWFAVVTKPGRPAAEIVAEVLERTIRDFPWPKSMRWGAGSLRWVRPLHSIICLLSDEAGASVVPLEIEGIRAGSTTRGHRFMAPEEIAVSGFEDYAAKLRRARVMLDPAEREAAIRQEAANLAFARGWEIVPDEGLLTEVAGLVEWPVALMGAIEDRFLALPPEVLQTSMKEHQKFFSARNPKSGRIEGFVTVANIETADHGETILKGNQRVLAARLSDAAFFWDNDLREAKAGMGDWAEGLKHVTFQSKLGSQADRIARIAALARKIAPLVGADPDQAEQAARVAKLDLRSAMVGEFPELQGIMGRYYALAAGLPEPVADAARDHYSPLGPSDAVPSAPVSVAVALADKLDTLTGFWAIDEKPTGSKDPFALRRAALGVIRLITTNNLRIHLDDIAEMAASIQPTFEYSKREQFPGGLSDEQAMTEIVSSVSVAAAVARTLRDFFHDRLKVHLRDQGIRHDIIDAVLNMPGSDDLVLLVNRATALNDVLKTEDGANLLQGLKRAGNILAQAEEKDGVEYSFGADPKFAETDEERSLFAALDQAEPAIREAVRLEDFQAATQGIASLRAPIDAFFEAVQINTDNQITRRNRLNLLSRIREAGRLIADFGRIEG